CACATGGATACATACATAGTTTCACATACAGCATTTATCAGTGGGATCTTGCtgtttacagttacagtaaacacagtccAGTATATCCTTAAGGAACACATACAAATAGATGTAATATaatttcagtgtcattttctgtcttcaagAAAGAGTTAAACATTAACCATGTACATGTAATGACATAATTAGACACATGTCATACTTAGTAAAAGTTAGAAGGTTTCTGCTTTGATAAGCCCCCTACTGCCCCGAAGACACCTACAGGAAATCCCACTGCCTCCAGCACTGCAGCCAGGAATGCTGCAAAATTCATGCACAAGAGTGAACGCCAAGCTGAGGTCACATCTTGAGAAGATAAGTACGgcaattaaacaattaaagaaGCAAGCAACACGTGGATGAGGTGGAAAACAAGGCTTTAGGTTTTGTGATGCTGCGTGGTGTcgctttgcttttgtttttggctACGTCTTGTTTCTGGCATATGAACAAGTCAACAAAACGAAAGGCaggataaaacaacaaacttgtTGACCAAAGAATGAAAACTAATTCTTCTAACACTCACTAATTTGTTATGCCCTTATAACAAATGCATCCAAAACTTTTGGACACTATAGAGGGGTCAGAATGACCAGCAGAGGAGCCCAGAGACACTGTGAAGGTCAGACATGAACACTCTCCTAATACTCCACTGCTTAGCATGGTGggcaaacacagagcagcttaATGGCTTACAGTAACTCTGGAAGCTGCTCTCTATAGTAAGCCTGCAAGACAAGAGCAAACAGTGGAAATTATTGACCCGCCTGTTCTGGAGAGCTGAGGTGGCCCATACGTAGGAGTCGCTTGAGTCTGTATGGGATCTAATGACATTagatttttataaaaaagaTAAGATAGACTAACTTATTCTATAATTTGGTATATGAATTAGCGAatgttgaattaattaaataaacctATGTGCACAAGTAAAAGCATAATAATCAGACTTAAAGTAACGTGATTTTGTTCAGATGCCCAACTACAGTAAATGCTGTAGAAGCTGCTTGTTGGCTTAACAGTGTAAAGCACTGTGTATTTGATGCATTCCTTGAAGGCTATGTGGACCAGACTGGCAGACTGGTTGTGATGAGTAACGGCTTCCCGCAAAGGGAGGAGGAATTGATGTGTGGGCAACATGGTTgggctgtatgtgtgtgcagtcatgtgtgcatacatgtgttCGCAGAgccaaaaaactttttttttttctttcactacattcgaattataaattaaaatggtTTCATCCTGTATTTATATCACTCTTCCAGCGGCAGATTATCAGCGACGTCACAGTGACATAGACAAATCCTTCGTAAGACGTCAGAGTTTCGGACCAGAGAGAGAGGTGGGCTCAAAAAGGAGACAAAGACTTTCATTTAGCAGCTCTGTGTCTCTTTATACTTCTGTCTTTCATCGTGCACCTCTCACCCTTTAACGTCAGCTCCCCCGTGTTTGAGTGGGTCTTGTGCTTTATTTCCAGAGAAAGGTAAAAGGAAACCATCTTAGCAAGACACAGTTATATTATATGATCAAAAATGCGAATGAGTCCAAGAGTCCACGCTGCTCATACCAACTTCATCAACAGCACTTGCTTCCCCCTCAATACAGCTACTGATCCTGGCATTGCCTGGTGGTGAGAGATGGACAGCCAGCATGTGCACACGCTGCAGCCTTCTTCAAGGCTTTATTAAGCcagacgacagagggagagtgagCAGAGAGCAATGATAAGATCCGGCCTTTACCCATGCTGATAAagtagaacacacacacaaaaatacagacacacatttggGAGAGATTTGTTTTAGAGCCAAACCCCAATGTTCAACCTTTATGAAGAAGATTTTAATTGGAGCAGAAAGGTCAGAATAAAACTTCACTACCTGGATATTTTACAGCCTACCtactttataaaatgtaatttgagtaatatttataaagaaatattttacatacatttataggATACCACATTTTCACATCCAATATTAAACTCACTGCAGAATTTCctatattttaaactttttaatgtCCACTCAAAAGGCACCAATATTTTCACTCTCTGGTTCATCCATTTATCTCTGTGGAGGTGACTTAGGACAGAAGTTGCTGACCAGTGTTTACCACCTTGTCCCACACCCGCTCATCCTATTGTTCCTGCTGTTGTCTGAGACCATTTCAGCGATGTGGGATCAGCACCCATTATGTTCTTtaatacatatgcacacaacTAAGCAGTAAACATCATAGGAGAACAGAACTCTCCAAACTAGGTGTATATCACATCCACTGGCCTTgcagtaacaaaataaaagctcgATTGCATGTTCTCTTGCTTATGTGGGCAACTTCTGAGTCAACATTGAGCAGGTATTGCATCTCtctctaatatttatttttcactcaTAACCCCACAACTTGTCGACACAATAGTGTCCAGCATATAACATCATCCTGACAGTAAGACCTAACCAATAACAtcactgcagaagaagagagggCAAAGATTTTCAATTTATATTCCGACTCAGGtataatgatttaaataaacagtataaTTCAAATTATTCTGTGCAATCAACATGTGTCTGCACCCTCCGTGACAGTAGATGTCAGCCTGCACGTTCAATGTTGCACTGCAATGCGCCACAAATACacgaaaaagaagaagagcGGAACTAACGTGTCACTTCTTGTTTCCGGCGGTTTCTAAAATCGGCGCACAGGCGGTTTGCTTCAAAACATTATGGCGTCGAGACGAGCAACAATTGCGCCAAGTAGTTTTAAAAATGCCTCTACCGACTCTAAAAGGTATTTTCTTTgccctgtttttcttttcttttctttatttaaaggAAGTGTCTTTCATATGTTgcacagatttattttagttgctctagataaagaaataaaacagtgaggTTAGGTTGTTTAGTAAGTTAACATTAACTTATCTTTTCATTGTAAACTTTCACTCTTCTGGACAAGACTCTGGCTAATAAGTAGGTTTTAAAACCAAATACATGTGCATGTCTTATATAATAGACATAATAACAGTAACGTTAACTTAGCTAAGCTAACATTTTAGCCTAGCCTCTAGATTAAGGCTAGATTGTTCACCActacagaaacactgtgtttttgttgtaacGCTCTCAAATTAAtattactgaataataataatgaatactgaATTGAATGGctgttgtatttattgtttgttttaagctCGAAAAGTGGAAGCAATGCCAATAAAGCCGCCAACAGTGGTACTGGGAAGAAAAGTGTTAAATGTAAGTAGCTTATTTGTTATAGTGCGCTGGATTACGTACCTATATAAGCgactgtaatgtttttatttcgtTGTGACACTTTTCAGACAAATATTATCTTTTCAgtggtagattttttttatgctcTAGCTGAAAGTTCGTTGACACCTAAAATATATTTGTCTTGGTGATGTACAAAACTCGTTTTCATATACAAATGACAAAGCGTCATAAATACAGACTAAGAGAAATAGAAACAATTATTTTCTCTAATGATATTTTTAGCAAAATACAGTTAAAGTATATGTTTTTGGCAATCACGCTCTAAACCCTATATCACAGTGTGTATCTTGATTGACCTTTTTTGCTCATATTGATATTCTTAAACTGATGTTTAATTACGATAATTCATCAGTCTCTCTAGTTTTTCTTATGCTATTAACATCTCAAATTGTATCTATCAACATTTAGCAAGTGGGACTATTGTCAAGTCTCGATATATGCAGTCGGCTGAAAAGTCATCTCTCTCAAAGGTAATTTGTTTCTGATTTCATGTTACATATGTATTTCACCAGTGGTAATCCAACTACATTAAGTATGGTTTCATGTTTTCTGATTAGttgcatttttcttctttctcctctgtgtgcTGGCTACAAGTGTCCtaatttctttctgtattttttacagAGCAACTCGCTGAACAATGAGTCTGTTGCTGTGCCACCAAGACCATCTTCACCTAAGCCCAGTGGTGTCAGAACAAAGGTGGGCACTCCACCAAGATGCTCAGTGACTCCTCAGGCTCTTGCAACATGTAAGTACTTCATATTGTGatcatgtaaatgtgtatgCACATAGCTACTTGTGACCAATGAGAACTATAGAAATGTTGGCATATTTTAATGTTATCTTCCTTACAGCAATGATGTCACGTGAAAATGAACCATCACTGCTCGGGAAAAGTATTCTGCAATCCACTTTCTCAGATGGACACTGTTTTCGACCAGATTTTGATATTTCAGTCATTAAAGgtaaattatattaaacagtttttaaccCTTACTTAAACTTGGGGCCTTCCTGTAACAGTTCTCTTATCAATCTTTCTAAGAAAAAACAGCTATTGAAAATGCTGCAGAGCCTGAGAGAAACCCAGAGAATGAGAAGAGGATTATTGAGATGAAAACATTCCTATTGGCGTACCTCACAGCTAAGGTGAGAGTAAGATAAATGTTTCTGATATGCCACAATATGCTTTCATTGTGTCTGCTTTGTTAAATCACTGAacaatgtacaaataaaaactaaccAGATTAAGTAGTTTTGGGAAATATATTGTGAATAGTCCTATGTTTTGAATGATCTGGCTCCAACTCTGTGATGTTTGACTTCAGATGGAGAACAATACTGCAAAACTTAAGGCTGAGGCAGAGACAAGGATCCTacaggagatggaggaagaagaggcacTTCATAATGAGCTCCTGGAGAAAAAGCGCCAGTATCTCCTTGCAGAGAAAAACAGGCTAGTGCATGAGCTGCTGGATTTGCAGGTCAGGAAACCTTCTTCTTAGTACTGACCTTTTTAATGTACATGTATTTGGATCATATTATACTTATTTTAACCTATTGTTTTTACCAgagacaaaattaaatgaaagacCTTTGTTTAACCTAATTCAAAAGTGCACAATGACATCACAGAAAGTGAGGCATTTATCACTGAGCGTACTTTGTGAGGTTTATTGGATCATGCTATTTGATCCTAGTTATAATGAGGTCAATATGGCTGGTGAATCGTTTTTAGAATacgattttaaaatgtacaaatgtataCATTGTTTGTAGGATACTGTGAATACATTATTCAAAACCTAATAATGTTATCATTTTCATCAGATTGCTGCATTAACTCCTGTGGCAGAAGCAAGCAAGCAGTTTACAAAGGACTACAAGTCTTTTGCAACAGCTGTTGACACCACCCGACATGAACTGCCTGTCAAGAATTTCTATATTGATGGAGACAGAAGGGAATTTCTAGGttgttgtaatttaattatttaaaagttttaaaaactgatATTGATGTACATGTAAATTCTTATTGGTGCGTGGAAATATTTGACATCATCATTTTTCAGACCAGTCAGAGGAACACAGAGCAAATACGTTCAGGAATCCCTAATGTAAAGTAACAACAGATATTGGTCTGCGGTATAACCTTTAGTCTTCACCAAACAAATTTCATGTTAAATAATGTGCCTCTTAAGCTTAATTATTTCTTACGTGCGTTGACCAAAATTAAGCTAATTTCCTTTGATTATTCAATTTGACCTAACCAGTTTGTGCTCCTGTAAACATCAAATGagctatgttatgttatgttatgcacTGAATGTTGTGATAATCATATCCACCTGTATCTACCTGTCCTAGATAAAGCTGAGGCTTGCCTAAACGAGAGTGAGAAGTTGCTTGTGGAGTGTACAGACGGAGATCATAAAGACAATGGGACATCTCTAGAGTGCCTTAGGGATATTAAAATGACCTCAAAGGACATCAGTCAGCAGCTGTCGGGGTATGTACATTCTGTATATAGAGAATGCTAGGTAGGTATGTATGTATAATGCAAAAATAGTCACTTTATATTTCAGCAAGGGAAAGCTGGGCGCATGTGGTAGTACATAGGAATTCATATTGCAATTCCATGGGATATACTATGACAGTCCTGTTGTCCATTTTTCCAGTGCACTTTCTGAGCTTTTGGAGCTGTCATCGTTGGTCTGCCGCCATACAATCCATGTCCAGCAGGCCATTGAGGAAGAGCAGCTTGGCACTGCAAGAACCCACGAGCTCTATCGCCCCAAACATTAAAGTCATGATGGACACAGTACATGCACTTTGGAAACTCCCCGCCCCGCAGAGCTATGGGTAATTGTAAATGTTGAAAAATTGCTATTTTGTAGATGTAACATtgttaataaaaagaaaaaaacaataaaatattttaaaaataactgcatGGGTATTTCAGTTGGATAAACAATATATACAAATATGGATTTCCACATTTAGTATGCTGTgttaaataaagctgaaaaatattacatttgaatggaattatttttaaaatcaaaggTGGAAACTCAAATTCAGAAGTGATGTTAGGCAGCTGATCAATGGATGATGCTGTATTTGAAAAGCAGGGGGAATCATAATCTGATATAGTTAAAGATAAACAAAGCCATTCTTTTAACTCAAAGTCAGCCACACTTATATCCTTTCACATTATTCAACACAGTGTCTCTAACTTTGAGTTACACAAAGAaaagtattcattatttcattaagttatttaatttaattaaaaagtacCTTGAATATCACTGACTGAATTTTATTAAAGAATAAATGTAAGTTTATTTAGTCACATTTCTCATTACCATCACATTCAGGCGCTATAACTGATATTTATATCTAATTTCCTtcaaatgtttcctccactgtaaataaacaatgGCGCACAGTCCCGGATGTGACGACACAGCAACACAACGTTTTTATTGGATGACAGCGTCACATGACGAGCAGCGTTTTCAAAGGACCAATGAACCGCAGGAGAGCGCCGCGTCGCATGTGAGTACAAACCtgggtttttatttatcttaattcattcatttcGTGTAAATGCTGTTCAGATCAGCGTCTTATGTGCTATACTCACAGCTCGTTTCGTTGAACGTACCAATTATTGGGTAGAATAAGGGCTAAGTGTGCCTCATCTGTCGTTGGCAGTTAGCTAACTCGGTTCTAAGTAATGCTAACCTAACTAACGTTAGTGCagctgtgctgtaaacaaacgACTTCTAACAGCTTTTCATATAACAGTGAGCTACTGCACTCCCACTTCATATGGCTGCATgtcttgtgttttgtcttttcttttataacAAAGAGCTTGGCAGTTTAATAGTCCTAGCATTATTGTGGATATTGTCAGAATGTGTCCCAAACAGACGTGTATTTAACTCAGTAGGACATAATTTAACACTGATAGAGCAGAACATAGCACTTTCCAACTGAGTTGTGTAACAGTGACATGGAGCGGATAGAGATCCATGGGTGCATTGATAAATACCAAGCTGGAAGACAAAGCTGAtcttgtgtttgctttttcttaACAACAGCTCTCACTCACAGAGGAGGGATGCTCCGACAAGAGGAGAATGGAGGCAGAGAACCCAAGAGCAAAGGCAACGCCATGATAAGGCGCCCGTCgatgaggtggaggagggtgaGAGATGTGAGCAGCTGGGGAAAGAAACGGTGCCCAGAGGTTCCTGCCGGACCATGTGCCCTGCTCGTGAATTGCGGGACCGTGAGGCACAGAACCGTCTTCACCGCTTTGAGATGTTGGCAGGCACAGAAAGAGATCGACGGCCCAAGGGAGACCCCTTGCATGCTGTCAAGGAGTATTCCAGACCAGCAGCTGGGAAAGACTCAACACACTCCAGTGACCTACGTCCACCTGCAGTGTTGCTGAAAACTGTGTGTTACCTTATTGACGACATCGCTGCCTCCCCTAGTCAGCATCCGTGGACTGAGGTTAGTATCTGTTTTGCGGTCCcttagtgttttttattgttaatatatGTTTAGTCAGTTGTATTATGTTTTCTACACAGCTATAACAAAAGCGTCTTGAAAGCCTCCTCTTAAACAAAATTAACCTTTTACTGCCTACAAAGACCAAAAGGATCATTAGGACAACATGGTTTGGGCTTAGTGTGCAGTTATTCAGcttagttagtttagttaagTTTAGTTTAGATAATACAGACTGTTTAGACCAGTGTGATTTTCCCCTATTCAGAAGTCACTTTGAGTTACAGTAACTTCTAAACTAGATGATGACACTTGTCAATGGCACACAAGGCTTTTAAAACATAGCAAGCAGAACTTTTAACAGCTGATTTTGACATGGCTAATTTGTTACTAGCCCAGTAATAGCATTGAGATATGGAAGGTGCAGTCATagatataaatacataaaaataaaactttgcacttaatttttttttacaagcgTATATTAATTTCTAAAAATAATACCTGTCTTTCAGATTTACGGCTTTGTTTTTGACCGATTGCGTGGTGTGAAGCAGGACATGATCATCCAGAGGGTTTCTGGGTTGAACTGTGTGGCCATTTTAGAGCCGACAGTGCGCTTTCTCATCTATGCCTCTTATCGTCTTTGTGGCGAGCCTCTGCGTCTCTATGACCCACGCATCAATGAGACACACCTACAGGAGAATCTGAGCTGGCTGTTGGATTGCTATGCTACTGGAGAAGGACCGTATCCCAACCAGGAAGAATTCCAGGCTCTTGGTCTTCTGTACAACTTGGGTTGGTTTTCTCATCGTTATATCTGCATGCATGTTAACATATTGTATTAAAATGCAGGTATGCAATAATGCAATTTTTAAATACAGATCACTGCTAAAACATGTCTGCATACCTCCTGAAAATGTTGGAGACAGAGAGTGTAGCACCAGGGGGTTTCACactaagaaagaagaaaatatgttgATAACATATTTAAAGGCATCCAAAAGtgcctgttttatttgtagCCTTTTCTGTGCACAGCAGATGCAAATCTCCTTCTTATCGAAACACTTTACAGAACTGTGGGGCATTTCTCCATGTTTGctgatacatttattttttctcatcTCTCCCAGGGTCAACTCGTGCCGCGCAGCACATCATGGAGCTCCCCGAGCGGCTCCGCAGCACTCCTACCATAAGGCTTGCTCTGTCTATCAATCAGGCTTTTCTGGAGCGAAACCCTGTGCGTTTGCTCAGATTGGCTCAGAGGTTGAGCTTCCTGCAGGGTTGTGCACTTCACCGGCACTTGGTGACATGTCGTAGAGATCTCCTGCTGATATTCAGCCACGCATACAGCAGCCGCAACTGTCGCTTTCCACTTGACAGACTGGCTCAGTTGTTGTCTTTAGACATGTCACTTACAGCCCAACTCTGTCAGGCTTATGGAGTGGACGTAAACCAGGACAACCAAGTGGTTTTCTCCAAGGCTGCTTTCACTGAGTATGAACAAGGGAAGCTGCACTGTAAACTGTATCACAGCTTGGTggctgaaaaacagagagaccTCACTATTGGAAACATCGTTCATGGCTGTGCTTAAGAGGGCTAACATGAACAGTAGTTATACTACGAGggatgtgatgttttattggTATTCTAAAGAAAATTGTCCATGAGCTCCGGACCCTCCACAGAGAGGTCATTGTGTTAGCTGCCTTCTTTCTACTCGTCAGCTTGTTTCAGGGTTTGATGGGGCTTTGTTCTTCTGGGTTGCCCCGCACCAATATGTGTTACTAGTGAAATGATCTAGATCATGCACTCGGTGCCTGATTTACTTTTAAGATGTGAACTGTTtttatactgttactgtttacTGGCGATCTTGATACTGTGTAAATGTTCTAttaattttacatatttttgttcAGTATTTTAGGAAACGTGCTGGAGAATAAATGCAGTACcacaaacatttcaataaacgttgtcataaaaacaaatgttttaagcCTCGTATTTAACCTACTGCACCTGACGTCATTtaccactagagggcagcagaTATCCGTGCAGGACCGCGCACCCCGACTGTACAAAATAAGACGCTAAATAAAGACCCACTCCTCCTCcgactgtttgtgttgtgtttttttccactgttttccaGCGCAGCAGTCTTGAGAAGTTTCCCAAAAGCAGAGGGAACTAGTTGTAGCCGGTTGAGATGCGAACTGACCCAAAAGCATGTGACGCGCAGGTAATTTCTAGCGGTTTAAAGAGCAGTCAGAGCTTGAAACGAGTCACGCTGTCGCGGCGCACAAGTGAGAGGAGGTGTTGGAGTGAATGAAGGGCAGTGTGTCGCCGATCGCCTCCTCAGACGCTGCTGTAGGAGACGGAAACGCAGGATCGAGCCGCTCGAAAGCGACCAGGAGCCAGAGCTGCACGGATTTTTACATGTCAGACACTTGGTTACTGTGACATGTTTGCTCGCTGAAGTGGGAGGACGCCTGCAATTTGTAATGTTGAAATATGAGAGAACGGAACCGGGGCGGGTGAAGGCACATGGGAGAGGACTGTCCGTGTCCTGCGGGCTgtagaaggaaagaaaacacacacacacacacacacacacatatatacacacgATTTGGCTGGAACTGGATTTGGCGAAGTGGGAtgattgcaaaaaaaaaaaaaagtttatgttTGCTTCTGGACGAAACCGTGCACACACCCATCACGCCAAGCAACCCCAGCGGATTGATAGACTGAGACGGGTGTAGGCGCAGACTGGTCACATTTCATTTAACTTTCCATCAGAGTCGGAGGATTCAAGCCCGATCACAGCAGAGGACCGAGATCCAGGAGTATCTCGGTCACTGAGGCCAAAAATGCTGCGGTGGTCTTTGACAGCTTTGAGTCTCTCATGGACTTTGTTCATCTGCAACGTGAACAGAGGTTTTGCACAAGAACGACAGTAAGTAGCCAAACTTTGCCTGCGGGGTCTTAGAAGTACTGTGCAGTGCTTTGCATTTACTACAAG
This genomic window from Anabas testudineus chromosome 4, fAnaTes1.2, whole genome shotgun sequence contains:
- the haus8 gene encoding HAUS augmin-like complex subunit 8; the encoded protein is MASRRATIAPSSFKNASTDSKSSKSGSNANKAANSGTGKKSVKSSGTIVKSRYMQSAEKSSLSKSNSLNNESVAVPPRPSSPKPSGVRTKVGTPPRCSVTPQALATSMMSRENEPSLLGKSILQSTFSDGHCFRPDFDISVIKEKTAIENAAEPERNPENEKRIIEMKTFLLAYLTAKMENNTAKLKAEAETRILQEMEEEEALHNELLEKKRQYLLAEKNRLVHELLDLQIAALTPVAEASKQFTKDYKSFATAVDTTRHELPVKNFYIDGDRREFLDKAEACLNESEKLLVECTDGDHKDNGTSLECLRDIKMTSKDISQQLSGALSELLELSSLVCRHTIHVQQAIEEEQLGTARTHELYRPKH
- the sac3d1 gene encoding SAC3 domain-containing protein 1; this translates as MTSSVFKGPMNRRRAPRRISHSQRRDAPTRGEWRQRTQEQRQRHDKAPVDEVEEGERCEQLGKETVPRGSCRTMCPARELRDREAQNRLHRFEMLAGTERDRRPKGDPLHAVKEYSRPAAGKDSTHSSDLRPPAVLLKTVCYLIDDIAASPSQHPWTEIYGFVFDRLRGVKQDMIIQRVSGLNCVAILEPTVRFLIYASYRLCGEPLRLYDPRINETHLQENLSWLLDCYATGEGPYPNQEEFQALGLLYNLGSTRAAQHIMELPERLRSTPTIRLALSINQAFLERNPVRLLRLAQRLSFLQGCALHRHLVTCRRDLLLIFSHAYSSRNCRFPLDRLAQLLSLDMSLTAQLCQAYGVDVNQDNQVVFSKAAFTEYEQGKLHCKLYHSLVAEKQRDLTIGNIVHGCA